Genomic DNA from Prunus persica cultivar Lovell chromosome G1, Prunus_persica_NCBIv2, whole genome shotgun sequence:
gtacaaccaacgccacgtatggggcctgtcccaacgccggataacctacgccacgcgagacctcaatttcatatcacaaatctccccatacgccggtacaaccaacgccatgtatggggtctgtcgacaagccggataacctacgccacgtgcgacctcaacacaatatcacataactccccatacgccggtacaaccaacgccacgtatggggcctgtctcaacgccggataacctacgccacgtgagacctgaacataatatcacaaatctTCCCATACCCCGGTACAACCAATGCCAcatatggggcctgtccgcacgccggataacctacgccacgtgggacctcactttcacttggtggtacttgtagtaaatccaacatccggggaggtacctaaagtagtgcgcactccaaactgacattctagactctgttgcaCCCTTGTACaatcatatataattatagttatataaattaattctaatattgtgtaacccttcacaatcatctagcacccgataatctccCCTGGAAAGGtaagattactccgggagactcacggtcaaccaagggtcaaactattctaaccctggtcaaacggacctgcggaacccacgacctccaattttcgatccgaaagtccctatgggttctaccaggtataggacacttgtcctgcaagtttggttcagatcggacggtcggattgctcacgatcgcacgatctgacggttaatataaaatataagctttaaaattattattcgaaacatccggggctccgattcacaatccgtgaaatcctacacgatcctagaaatacctagatcaacatatattaaatttgggaccatccaaaggtcccaacctatcgaacccggataacgcgcaatatgcgaatacccgttcgatagtcaaacgacgtccgaattgagatccgcaaaatcctacgcactcgtgataacctaaggatctcatcggaacacagtgctacttttctacagtgcccacgcgccgccgcacgcgccggcagcgcgtgggtgcccaaagcgataacgcttcgccggaaaatctcaaaaccacggctccaaactcctaccctaggtataacaccctatttggagccacttttgttcttggacctaccccaaaaagtggccggaagtggccgaaaacaAACTCCCAAAATCGGCAGAATTTCAAATCGAAGATCGACTATCCTAGGCTCAAAATTAAGGAAATcttacccaaccatcagctagagcatggaaaataggtagaaatccataccttactcgtcaaatttggagaagaaatgagggagaacgagctccttgaattttgggttaaaacCGATCggttttttgcattttccggCGAGCACAGGTGGTTCCAGTGGCTGAGATTGGTCGGGAtggaaagaggaaaatgaCACGGTTCTTTTGGGACCGGTGCCACCCTGAGCGGTGGCCGGATGTGGCGGTGGTGGCCCAAAAACCGCCGCTGTGAACAGTAACAGGGGGGGCTGTTCTGCGCgcagggagggagagagagagagagagagaaaatctgatttttataaaaaatctcatttcgaaatatttacaattGTGCCACTGAGCTTCTTTTgatcatatctctctcgttacaactccgattcgagcccactatgtgtctatgaactcgtctcaggacgacctatccaaaaatactagtcactgccccaaactctcttcggttaaaaatatgaccaaaatacccttaaataattaaataattaaataagggttaaatttggggtcggggtgttacagccATATAAACATTTAATGGctaaaaataacatctcacatcactTCAATCAAATTATCAAAGCTGATGTAGAATGAAGGCTGGAAGTTCTGTTACTtccatttattattttcctttaataatattattatttttgaataatttatcGTTACAATAATCATTTATTTAACATATCGAGTATAAAACTGTGTAAATATTAACTTACCACataaattatcaaatttaaatttaatatttggtatttgacatAGATGCTCTTAGTGCTATTTTAAACATAAAAGTATTGTCATGAGCAACTAGATACAATGGATGATCatgtcacttttttttttaattatccacataataataataataataataataataataataataataataataataataataatatagagGCAAAAGCCAAAGTGGCAAGAATGTGGTTGCCTGGCATGAGGACAAGCTTAAAAcgctttgtttttaaatgacaataataataaaaggtaAAGAAATGTCAACATACCTTGCGTGATGGATTTTTCATTTAACCCTTGACTGAGCCGTCATCGATGATAAATTAACATAGAAACTACACAATCATAAATTCAGGATCGAGAAGCTGCATACAAACCCAGAGCAGCTGCTAAGCAAAGaggaaatacaaagaaaatccACTCAGGCAAATCAGAAAATGAGTTCCCAGAGTGTAAAACACATCTCAGAGTGCTTTGTCCAGCCACAGCATGCTTCAGATGAATCAAAGCAGCCCTTGTACTTGGCACCCACCGATCTTCCCATGCTCTCTGCCCACTATATCCAAAAAGGTCTTCTTTTTGCCAAGCCTCCAGAAGCCATGAATGATCACAAGAAGGCAGATTTCATTAATGCTCTGCTCGAAAAGCTCAAGCACTCTCTCTCCCTGGCCCTTGTTCATTTCTACCCACTTGCAGGTCGCCTtgcaacaaagaaagaagaaaacccaCCTCTCTATTTGGTTTATATAGATTGCAACAACAGCCCTGGAGCTAAATTCATCTATGCAACTGTAGACTTGTCCATCTCTGACATCCTTTCACCAACTGATGTGCCTTTGGTTGTTCAGTCGTTTTTTGACCATGACAGAGCAGTCAACCATGACGGGCACACCATGTCTTTGCTAACAGCTCAGGTCACGGAGCTGGTGGATGGCATCTTCATAGGGCTTTCCATGAACCACTGCCTTGCTGATGGTACCTCTTACTGGCATTTCTTCAACACTTGGTCTGAAATCTTTCaggcacaaacacaaacacatgCCAGTCAAAACAATAATATCATACCGTATATCTCAAGACCACCAGTCCTCAAGCGGTGGTTTCCAGAAGGTCATGATCCAATCATCAGCCTCCCTTACACGCACCCAGATGAGTTCATTGGCAGATTTGAAGCTCCCAAACTCAGAGAGAGAATGTTTCACTTCTCCTCAGAAGCCTTAGCCAAACTCAAAGCAAAGGCCAATGCAGAGGCTAAAACAACCAAAATCTCTTCCTTCCAGTCCTTGTCTGCCCTTCTCTGGCGCTGCATTACCCGGGTGCGGCGTCTACCTCCGAGCCAGTCAACCAGCTGCAGGTATGATCTTGTTCTACAAATTATAATACATTTCACTTCGAATTTCCATCAATATTTGTTAATATTGATATTTAACACATACATTACAGGTTGGCTGCGAATAACAGAGCAAGATTAGACCCACCATTGTCTGGAGATTACTTTGGGAACTCAATTCACCCAATCAAATCAGAAGTTGTGACCGCAGGTGAATTGCTTGAACATGGGCTTGGATGGGCAGCGTGGAAGTTGCATGAGGCTGTCGTTAACCTCGATGACAAGTCGATACGAGAGTTCATTGATGCTTGGTTGCAGTCTCGAATGGTGTACCAAATAGGCCAGTTTTTCGATCCGCACAGTGTGATGATGGGAAGCTCCCCATGGTTCAACATGTACGGAAACGAATTTGGAATGGGAAAAGCATTGGCGCTTCGAAGTGGATATGCAAATAAGTTTAGCGGCAAAGTGTCATCTTACCCGGGAGGCGAAAGAGGAAGCATAGACTTGGAGGTTTGTCTTGTACCTGATGCAATGGGTGCTATTGAATGTGACCATGAGTTCATGGAAGCTGCCTCTGTAACCCATTATTAGTTTCAAATTGTTGTATGCAAATCTT
This window encodes:
- the LOC18792906 gene encoding uncharacterized acetyltransferase At3g50280, with protein sequence MSSQSVKHISECFVQPQHASDESKQPLYLAPTDLPMLSAHYIQKGLLFAKPPEAMNDHKKADFINALLEKLKHSLSLALVHFYPLAGRLATKKEENPPLYLVYIDCNNSPGAKFIYATVDLSISDILSPTDVPLVVQSFFDHDRAVNHDGHTMSLLTAQVTELVDGIFIGLSMNHCLADGTSYWHFFNTWSEIFQAQTQTHASQNNNIIPYISRPPVLKRWFPEGHDPIISLPYTHPDEFIGRFEAPKLRERMFHFSSEALAKLKAKANAEAKTTKISSFQSLSALLWRCITRVRRLPPSQSTSCRLAANNRARLDPPLSGDYFGNSIHPIKSEVVTAGELLEHGLGWAAWKLHEAVVNLDDKSIREFIDAWLQSRMVYQIGQFFDPHSVMMGSSPWFNMYGNEFGMGKALALRSGYANKFSGKVSSYPGGERGSIDLEVCLVPDAMGAIECDHEFMEAASVTHY